One region of Culex pipiens pallens isolate TS chromosome 2, TS_CPP_V2, whole genome shotgun sequence genomic DNA includes:
- the LOC120421578 gene encoding RWD domain-containing protein 2A, producing the protein MDAAEQLQEQLLRDCLRKQLDEFHMLASIFCSPGELHVDDYSFVDNIGAYISGETGRLNAKLDYQLNLPLLEEQRVQIRVELPHLYPGLEIPCFVVRSACFPRDQERMITQRIEEYIEREVLDSSEPYVFQVVSWIQDNFVELTKFHEPLKVSEEGGSAKSASVTFERLWIYSHHLKSKTKRQTILKTAKDLDLTGFSRPGKPAIICVEGRQQDTQELWRTIRPMKWQKIQVKLAETELVEGGLETIAGKRRFSGFREELFTEVDDENDEEVPMSMSLFMKFLDRHDCGYIRKEIFGFEQAENDL; encoded by the coding sequence ATGGACGCCGCCGAACAACTCCAGGAACAGCTCCTGCGCGACTGCCTCCGCAAACAGCTGGACGAGTTCCACATGCTCGCGTCGATCTTTTGCAGCCCGGGCGAACTGCACGTGGACGACTACAGCTTCGTGGACAACATTGGCGCGTACATCAGCGGCGAAACGGGTCGCCTGAACGCCAAGCTGGACTACCAGCTGAATTTACCCCTGCTGGAGGAACAGCGGGTACAAATACGGGTCGAACTACCTCATCTCTATCCGGGGCTGGAGATTCCCTGCTTTGTGGTACGATCAGCATGCTTTCCACGCGATCAGGAACGAATGATCACGCAGAGAATCGAGGAGTACATCGAGCGGGAGGTGCTCGATTCCAGTGAACCGTACGTGTTTCAGGTCGTTTCGTGGATTCAGGACAACTTTGTCGAGttgacaaaatttcacgaacCGTTGAAGGTGAGCGAAGAGGGTGGCAGTGCAAAGTCCGCTTCAGTGACCTTTGAGAGGTTATGGATTTACTCACACCACTTGAAGAGTAAAACTAAAAGACAAACGATCCTCAAAACCGCAAAAGACCTTGATCTTACGGGCTTTTCGAGGCCTGGTAAACCGGCGATCATCTGCGTTGAGGGGCGGCAGCAGGACACGCAGGAACTTTGGCGCACCATTCGGCCGATGAAGTGGCAAAAGATCCAGGTCAAGCTGGCTGAGACGGAGCTGGTTGAGGGGGGTCTTGAAACGATTGCGGGCAAGCGGAGGTTCTCCGGTTTTCGCGAGGAACTGTTCACCGAAGTGGACGACGAAAACGACGAAGAAGTGCCGATGAGCATGAGTTTGTTCATGAAGTTTCTCGATCGGCACGATTGTGGTTACATTAGGAaggaaatttttggttttgagcAGGCGGAAAATGATTTatag
- the LOC120428793 gene encoding Bardet-Biedl syndrome 7 protein homolog → MRHNPQVSPSTGYLGTVNDPNRKHNPRKNQRNQTKMELELTRVDYTTVGLTAANCLQLLPVTSGGDAVLSSRARQQQKVVVGDQDGVLQVFSMKKDELQVHFKTLPTDKIASVKLGGQIGSVADKIFTASENKVRGFNKKGKMFLAFETNLTENIRSMFVSGSDLLVCGNHVYNHYKDCKEHGSYLCGDAIVDVAGLCPNNTSRLITVLACSGRVLRILEHSRVRQTLELDSVPTVLHVPKGLGDRILCGFADGKVVLFHINVASSEVKRETLVEDAENLSAVTCLETFDLSGDGKDELIVGRRDGTLQVFTMNSDEYQFEMECTQIYRENFTESVSSVQGGCIGANGYSEIAVCTYSGRVFGLTTQCISKSLSDSNKRGSVSMAPDASSKLHKLRAEIYELEQAITRERERYQQSTQALSTGLSAIPMLPVNDSMLLCQEDATYMLTVEIPTPIEHVLLQCDAPINLIDVEKNSAVVSFSECDKMSGNSLLASYRCQSNTNRVDLKFRTVEGQNGTLQVYITPNLQPKCCQLKRYSIKPLSLHAIVHNLPDDELSRPMNVLILKGAFSQAEMHNWMINSIPELPEKIYGNDKIRQVFRHVFIGTVLICEYGKGEADFRSDNVSTISILKDFITKEATKKRIKLEIVTNINEQTIPGLIKLIEPKIVHYNKLTKDYQILQALIDLDIRNDDEFGTLSQEYQDLLKNQRQIEAEFKKQPTILNRIYGILTDLYIDKFKFKGVNVKTKLPQLIDLLEHYEYEELVGFYSVVKTIDDEV, encoded by the exons ATGCGCCACAATCCACAAGTGTCCCCCTCGACTGGTTACCTTGGAACCGTTAACGACCCCAACAGAAAACACAATCCCCGAAAAAATCAACGAAACCAAACCAAAATGGAACTCGAGCTGACCCGCGTCGACTACACGACGGTTGGCCTCACGGCGGCCAACTGCCTCCAGCTGCTGCCGGTGACTTCGGGCGGGGACGCGGTTCTGTCGTCCCGTGCCCGCCAGCAGCAGAAGGTCGTGGTAGGCGACCAGGACGGGGTGCTGCAggtgttttcgatgaaaaaggACGAACTACAGGTGCACTTCAAGACGCTGCCCACGGATAAGATCGCGTCGGTGAAGCTGGGCGGCCAGATTGGTTCGGTGGCGGACAAGATCTTTACGGCGTCGGAGAATAAGGTTCGGGGGTTCAATAAGAAGGGGAAGATGTTTTTGGCGTTTGAGACGAACTTGACGGAGAACATTAGGTCGATGTTTGTGAGTGGAAGCGATTTGTTGGTTTGTGGGAACCACGTCTATAACCATTACAAGGACTGCAAAGAGCACGGGTCTTATTTGTGCGGCGATGCAATTGTGGACGTGGCCGGGTTGTGTCCTAATAAT ACGAGTCGGCTGATAACGGTGCTGGCGTGTTCGGGACGAGTTTTGCGGATCTTGGAGCACTCGCGAGTCCGGCAAACGCTCGAGCTGGACAGCGTTCCGACGGTGCTGCACGTTCCGAAGGGTCTCGGCGATAGAATCCTGTGTGGGTTCGCGGACGGGAAGGTTGTGCTGTTCCACATCAATGTGGCGTCCAGCGAAGTCAAACGGGAGACTTTGGTCGAAGATGCGGAGAACCTGAGTGCCGTCACGTGTCTGGAGACGTTCGACCTGTCCGGGGATGGGAAGGACGAGCTGATCGTGGGTAGACGCGACGGAACGCTGCAGGTGTTTACGATGAACTCGGACGAGTACCAGTTTGAGATGGAATGTACGCAGATCTACAGGGAGAACTTTACGGAGAGTGTGTCGAGCGTACAGGGTGGTTGCATTGGGGCTAATGGATACTCGGAGATCGCGGTTTGTACGTACTCTGGTAGGGTGTTTGGCTTGACAACCCAATGCATCAGCAAGAGTCTAAGTGACTCGAATAAACGTGGTTCGGTCAGCATGGCTCCGGACGCGTCCTCGAAGCTTCACAAACTGCGTGCTGAGATCTACGAACTGGAGCAAGCGATCACCAGGGAACGCGAACGCTACCAACAGTCGACACAAGCCCTCTCGACGGGGTTGTCGGCGATCCCGATGCTACCAGTCAACGACTCGATGCTACTCTGCCAGGAAGACGCAACGTACATGCTCACCGTGGAGATCCCAACCCCGATCGAGCACGTTCTCCTGCAGTGCGATGCCCCGATCAACCTGATCGACGTCGAGAAGAACTCTGCGGTGGTAAGCTTCAGCGAGTGCGATAAAATG AGTGGCAACAGCCTGCTAGCCAGCTATCGCTGCCAATCCAACACAAACCGCGTCGATCTCAAGTTTCGCACCGTCGAGGGTCAAAACGGAACCCTTCAGGTGTACATAACGCCAAACCTGCAGCCCAAATGTTGCCAGCTGAAGCGCTACTCGATCAAACCGCTGTCCCTGCACGCGATCGTTCACAACCTACCGGACGACGAGCTGTCCAGGCCGATGAACGTCCTAATCCTCAAAGGGGCCTTCAGCCAGGCCGAGATGCACAACTGGATGATCAACAGCATCCCGGAGCTGCCGGAAAAGATCTACGGCAACGACAAGATCCGGCAGGTGTTCCGGCACGTGTTCATCGGCACGGTGCTGATCTGCGAGTACGGCAAGGGCGAGGCCGACTTTCGCAGCGATAACGTGTCCACCATTTCGATACTTAAAGATTTTATTACCAAAGAGGCGACCAAGAAGCGCATCAAGCTGGAGATCGTCACGA ACATCAACGAGCAAACCATCCCCGGCCTCATCAAGCTGATCGAACCCAAGATCGTGCACTACAACAAACTGACCAAGGACTACCAGATATTGCAGGCGCTGATCGATCTGGACATTCGCAACGACGACGAGTTTGGAACGCTCTCGCAAGAGTACCAGGATCTGCTGAAGAACCAGCGCCAGATCGAGGCGGAGTTTAAGAAGCAACCAACGATCCTGAACCGCATCTACGGCATTCTGACGGATCTGTACATCGATAAGTTCAAGTTCAAGGGTGTCAACGTGAAGACGAAGCTGCCGCAGCTGATTGATTTGCTGGAGCATTACGAATATGAGGAGTTGGTGGGTTTCTACAGCGTTGTAAAGACGATTGATGATGAGGTTTGA